A single region of the Labeo rohita strain BAU-BD-2019 chromosome 3, IGBB_LRoh.1.0, whole genome shotgun sequence genome encodes:
- the micall1b.2 gene encoding MICAL-like protein 1, protein MCSLKVLQDWCRDVCEGYSDVLITDMRSSFTDGLAFCAIIHKHRPDLLDFHSLSKQNVYENIRLAFDVAERELGIPALLDPNELVSVEEPDLLSIITYVSQLHYVFRGNSRVSQKIPVNNESSSTKTQEQIHTQFSSDVVRSSDKRVCSVCHTRVHLIQRVLVKGRLYHRSCFRCIRCRRTLLPISFTVDSETGSLQCSYPCKTAPEHDQPTDQHSQSNTSEMDRDRSETDEDKMNDGRLSSSSETDIQEPPKAAPRKRTDPQEPPQPTPRSPDHHPNNVSVSSQSAVRKEHPWMKLVDQGPWYCLPPAPAPSVHSRRQPVTFNPFLDEDEDDSQDEKKNPFSCETSVAHKPQTSSSVPSMHQTAAHVYGFPRIKRKVISHTHVSEKQVCEEQKKLEERLLELERRGVQLENEMRRHTNENLLVDWFLLIHEKNMLVRRDTELVYMVKQQRLEDQQADVEFEIRSLFNKPEQDWSSDDRHQEHQLMSRLLSIIQQRNDIISSLDQDRQREKEEDAMLTAVIQRMDLLTQTDKRMDKRSRFKHLQMFKKSNHKTENTRSRKKKNS, encoded by the exons ATGTGTTCACTAAAAGTTCTCCAGGACTGGTGTCGAGATGTTTGTGAAGGTTACTCAGATGTTCTTATCACAGACATGCGCTCCTCATTCACAGATGGACTGGCTTTCTGTGCGATCATCCACAAACACAGACCCGATCTACT AGATTTTCACTCACTGTCCAAACAGAATGTCTATGAGAACATACGTCTG GCGTTTGATGTTGCGGAGCGTGAGCTGGGAATTCCTGCTCTTTTAGATCCAAATGAGCTGGTGTCTGTGGAGGAGCCAGATCTTCTGTCCATCATCACTTACGTCTCTCAGCTCCACTATGTCTTCAGAGGAAACTCTCGCG TCAGTCAGAAGATTCCTGTGAACAATGAATCCAGCAGCACCAAAACACAAGAACAGATACACACTCAG TTTTCATCAGATGTGGTCAGATCATCAGATAAAAGAGTCTGTAGTGTTTGTCACACTCGTGTTCATCTCATTCAGAGGGTTTTGGTGAAGGGACGCCTGTATCACCGGTCCTGCTTCAG ATGCATTCGGTGTCGTCGCACTTTGCTGCCAATCTCTTTCACAGTTGACAGTGAGACTGGTTCACTGCAATGCAGTTATCCTTGCAAAACTGCTCCTGAACACGACCAGCCCACAGATCAACACTCACAGAGCAACACCAGTGAGATGGACAGAGACAGAAGTGAGACAGACGAAGACAAAATGAATGATGGACGGCTCTCCTCCTCATCAGAGACTGACATACAAGAACCTCCCAAAGCTGCTCCCAGAAAGAGGACGGATCCTCAGGAACCTCCTCAGCCCACCCCCAGATCACCAGACCATCACCCTAACAATG TCTCAGTCTCATCTCAGAGCGCTGTCCGTAAGGAACATCCCTGGATGAAGCTGGTTGATCAGGGTCCATGGTATTGTCTTCCTCCCGCTCCAGCTCCATCCGTTCATTCACGCCGCCAGCCTGTGACCTTTAACCCCTTCCTGGATGAAGATGAGGATGACTCCCAGGATGAAAAG AAAAACCCTTTCAGTTGCGAAACATCAGTTGCACACAAACCCCAAACCTCATCTtcagttcccagcatgcaccaGACTGCAGCTCATGTTTATGGTTTCCCTCGCATCAAGAGGAAG gtgatctcacacacacacgtgtcaGAGAAGCAAGTGTGTGAGGAGCAGAAGAAGCTGGAGGAGCGTCTGCTGGAGCTGGAGAGAAGAGGAGTGCAGCTGGAGAATGAGATGAGACGACACACCAATG agaatCTTCTAGTCGACTGGTTCCTTCTGATTCATGAAAAGAACATGTTAGTGCGCAGAGACACAGAGCTGGTGTATAT GGTGAAGCAGCAGCGTCTGGAGGATCAACAGGCTGATGTGGAGTTTGAGATCAGAAGCCTCTTCAACAAACCAG AGCAGGACTGGAGCTCTGACGACAGGCATCAGGAACATCAGCTGATGTCACGCCTGCTGTCAATCATCCAGCAGAGGAATGACATCATCAGCAGCCTGGATCAGGATAggcagag GGAGAAGGAGGAGGATGCAATGCTGACCGCTGTCATTCAGAGGATGG ACTTGCTGACACAGACGGATAAAAGAATGGACAAACGCAGCAGGTTTAAACACCTTCAGATGTTCAAGAAATCTAACCATAAGACTGAAAACACCAGAAgcagaaagaagaaaaacagcTGA
- the LOC127162770 gene encoding LOW QUALITY PROTEIN: GTPase IMAP family member 9-like (The sequence of the model RefSeq protein was modified relative to this genomic sequence to represent the inferred CDS: deleted 1 base in 1 codon) has protein sequence MPDYQSSSASDVISLDGGRLTRWIPDSRANRQYDQQTPAVSLSSRKIVILGKTGVGKSAAGNTILGQKVFRSEKRNSEVTTECSEAHATVSGRSVSVVDTPGFFDTQMRPGKLVSKIGSSVYLSSPGPHAFLIVFPVNIRFTEHEQQISQQIKMMFGEEVLKYSIILFTHGDLLDEPLEELIQHNSILRHLVQQCGGRYQVFNNRDENNREQVNDLLQKIDTMIEQNGGGHYSNQMFQDAQTFRQKEEERRLREEEEHM, from the exons ATGCCAGATTACCAGTCCAGCTCTGCCTCAGATGTGATCT CATTAGATGGAGGGAGGCTGACCAGATGGATTCCTGACAGCAGAGCAAACAGACAATATGATCAACAGACTCCTGCTGTCAGTCTCTCATCCAGAAAGATTGTTATTCTTGGTAAAACTGGTGTAGGGAAAAGTGCAGCTGGAAACACAATACTGGGACAGAAAGTGTTCAGATCTGAGAAAAGAAAT TCTGAGGTAACAACTGAATGTTCAGAAGCTCACGCCACTGTTTCAGGCAGATCAGTGTCTGTAGTTGATACTCCTGGATTCTTTGACACACAGATGAGACCTGGAAAGTTGGTGTCAAAAATAGGGAGCAGTGTGTACCTATCCAGTCCTGGTCCTCATGCTTTTCTCATTGTGTTTCCTGTGAATATTAGATTCACTGAACATGAGCAACAGATTTCTCAGCAGATTAAGATGATGTTTGGAGAAGAAGtgttaaaatactccatcattCTCTTCACTCATGGAGATCTGTTAGATGAGCCCTTGGAGGAGCTCATTCAGCATAACAGCATATTAAGACATCTAGTTCAGCAGTGTGGAGGCAGATATCAGGTGTTCAACAATAGAGATGAGAATAACAGAGAGCAGGTGAATGATCTACTGCAGAAGATTGACACAATGATTGAACAGAATGGAGGAGGACATTACAGTAATCAGATGTTTCAAGATGCTCAGACATTCAGACAAAAGGAAGAGGAGAGGAGACTGAGAGAAGAAGAGGAACACa